A stretch of the Pseudomonas helvetica genome encodes the following:
- a CDS encoding alpha/beta hydrolase has translation MMATISLNGGEIDYLLIDGESDLPPLVLLHEGLGCIAMWRRFPYRLAAMTGRRVLTYSRYGYGHSSRADLPRRSDYMHVEAQQVLPELLEKLQLRNPVLVGHSDGASIALLHASKFPVAGLVLFAPHVFVESITLSGIDAARNSFLAGNLERQLALFHPDPKAVFEGWSSVWRSDHFLDWNIEPCLADIHCPVLLLQGDRDEYGTLAQLSAIQRKVPAVVTPHCLIDCGHSPHLDQTAHTLDLIVEFFDQMTGVSPRAELASASI, from the coding sequence ATGATGGCGACGATCTCGCTGAATGGCGGAGAAATTGATTATTTGCTGATCGACGGTGAGTCAGATCTTCCTCCGCTTGTACTGCTGCATGAGGGGCTCGGTTGCATTGCGATGTGGCGACGTTTCCCTTATCGACTGGCAGCAATGACCGGACGCCGAGTGCTCACTTATAGCCGCTATGGTTACGGTCACTCGTCTCGAGCGGATTTGCCACGTCGTTCTGACTATATGCACGTGGAGGCGCAGCAGGTATTGCCTGAACTGCTGGAAAAACTGCAGCTTCGCAATCCAGTGCTGGTGGGGCATAGCGATGGCGCGTCTATCGCGCTGCTCCATGCGAGCAAATTCCCTGTTGCGGGGCTGGTGCTGTTTGCGCCACATGTTTTCGTCGAATCCATCACCTTGAGCGGCATCGACGCCGCGCGAAATTCGTTCCTGGCCGGGAACCTGGAACGACAACTCGCTCTGTTTCACCCCGACCCCAAAGCAGTCTTCGAGGGGTGGAGCAGTGTCTGGAGGTCCGATCATTTTCTTGACTGGAATATTGAGCCGTGCCTGGCCGATATCCATTGCCCTGTCTTGTTGTTGCAGGGAGATCGAGACGAGTACGGAACGCTGGCGCAGCTGAGCGCGATTCAACGCAAGGTACCCGCAGTGGTCACCCCGCATTGCCTGATCGATTGCGGACACTCGCCGCATCTTGATCAGACCGCCCACACACTTGATCTGATAGTCGAATTCTTCGACCAGATGACGGGCGTATCGCCCAGAGCCGAATTGGCGTCCGCGTCGATTTAA
- the panB gene encoding 3-methyl-2-oxobutanoate hydroxymethyltransferase has product MSTAISETRRLTVPDIRACKGNRKIVSLTAHNRSLAEIVDEFVDVILMGDSTAMVAYGQPNTLDFTLDQTIQHSRAVVRATRRACVVADLPFASYQESPAQAFRSAARLMKEANVAAVKVEGNAAMAPTVQFLVERGIPVMAHIGLMPQFVNTMGGFKAQGMDEQSADSICEAAMAMESAGAFCIVLEGVAEPLARELTEVLRVPTIGIGASPACDGQVLVIEDILGLGGEFVPRFAKRYVDAHAVIRDAVGQYASDVRNGCFPELSHCFGVKR; this is encoded by the coding sequence ATGAGTACCGCAATCAGTGAAACCCGCCGTCTAACCGTACCCGACATCAGGGCTTGCAAGGGCAACCGCAAGATCGTGTCGTTGACCGCGCACAATCGATCGCTCGCTGAAATCGTTGACGAATTTGTCGACGTTATCCTGATGGGGGATTCGACCGCGATGGTTGCCTACGGGCAGCCCAACACACTGGATTTCACTTTGGATCAGACGATCCAACACAGTCGCGCGGTAGTGCGTGCTACACGTCGCGCGTGTGTGGTGGCTGATCTGCCGTTCGCCTCCTATCAGGAGTCGCCGGCTCAGGCTTTCCGCAGTGCAGCGCGGTTGATGAAGGAAGCGAATGTCGCAGCGGTAAAAGTGGAAGGTAATGCGGCCATGGCGCCCACCGTGCAGTTTCTGGTGGAGCGGGGCATTCCAGTGATGGCGCATATCGGGTTGATGCCCCAGTTCGTCAACACCATGGGTGGGTTCAAAGCCCAAGGTATGGATGAGCAATCGGCAGACTCTATCTGTGAGGCAGCCATGGCGATGGAATCAGCAGGGGCCTTTTGCATTGTGCTGGAGGGGGTAGCAGAGCCGCTGGCCCGAGAGTTGACCGAGGTACTGCGCGTGCCGACGATCGGAATCGGGGCCTCGCCCGCGTGCGATGGCCAGGTGCTGGTGATCGAAGATATCCTGGGTCTTGGTGGTGAGTTCGTACCGCGTTTCGCTAAACGTTATGTCGATGCCCATGCTGTTATCCGCGATGCAGTGGGCCAGTACGCATCGGATGTCCGCAATGGCTGCTTTCCTGAACTCTCGCACTGCTTTGGAGTGAAACGCTGA
- a CDS encoding MBL fold metallo-hydrolase, whose product MDAAKPALIRETFPVGPLQCNCTIIGDPITKKAIVVDPGGNHELILARLEALGLKVVSIIHTHAHLDHFLASGQLKEKTGATLHLHKEDQFLWDNLEMQCQMFRVPYTPVPSPDRWLADDEELACGCGVALHTPGHTPGSMSFWFSEAKLLIAGDTLFRRGVGRTDLWGGDQATIVRSIKQRLYTLDEEATVITGHGPDTRLGDEMRENPFVRA is encoded by the coding sequence ATGGACGCTGCCAAACCCGCTCTGATTCGCGAGACCTTTCCCGTTGGGCCGTTGCAGTGCAACTGCACGATCATCGGTGATCCGATCACCAAGAAGGCCATCGTTGTCGATCCGGGTGGCAATCATGAGTTGATTCTGGCGCGGCTCGAGGCGTTGGGGTTGAAGGTGGTGAGCATCATTCATACACACGCGCATCTGGATCACTTCCTTGCGTCGGGCCAGTTGAAAGAGAAAACCGGCGCGACGTTGCACCTGCATAAAGAGGATCAGTTCCTTTGGGACAATCTGGAGATGCAGTGCCAGATGTTCAGGGTGCCATACACGCCGGTGCCATCGCCGGATCGTTGGTTGGCCGATGATGAAGAGCTTGCCTGCGGTTGTGGCGTGGCATTGCACACGCCGGGTCATACACCGGGTTCCATGAGCTTTTGGTTTTCTGAGGCTAAGCTGCTGATTGCCGGCGACACGCTGTTTCGTCGCGGGGTAGGGCGTACGGACTTGTGGGGCGGTGATCAGGCGACCATCGTGCGTTCGATCAAGCAGCGTTTGTACACCCTTGATGAAGAGGCGACAGTCATCACCGGACACGGTCCCGATACTCGTCTGGGCGATGAAATGCGTGAAAATCCTTTTGTGCGGGCCTGA
- a CDS encoding OmpA family protein gives MFTSSRLIIVATAVAMLAGCANQNPYDNQGQADSGSTGMSKTAKYGGLGALAGALAGAAIDHNNRGKGALIGAAVVGASAAGYGYYADQQEKKLRASMANTGVEVQRQGDQIKLIMPGNITFGTDSANIAPSFYQPLNNLAGSLKEFSQNQIEIVGYTDSTGSRQHNMDLSQRRAQSVATYLTSQGVSGANLSARGAGPDNPIASNGDVNGRAQNRRVEVNLKAIPGQQYGQPAQQQGQQYQ, from the coding sequence ATGTTCACCTCGAGTCGTTTGATTATTGTCGCTACTGCCGTGGCCATGCTGGCTGGCTGTGCCAACCAGAACCCGTATGACAATCAGGGGCAGGCCGACAGCGGCTCCACGGGCATGAGCAAAACCGCCAAGTACGGCGGCCTGGGTGCGCTGGCCGGTGCTTTGGCCGGTGCAGCCATCGACCACAACAACCGTGGCAAGGGCGCGCTGATTGGCGCCGCTGTTGTCGGTGCTTCCGCCGCCGGTTACGGTTACTACGCTGACCAGCAGGAAAAGAAACTGCGCGCCAGCATGGCCAACACCGGGGTTGAAGTGCAGCGTCAGGGCGATCAGATCAAGCTGATCATGCCGGGCAACATCACCTTCGGTACCGACTCGGCAAACATCGCTCCAAGCTTCTACCAGCCGCTGAACAACCTGGCCGGTTCGCTTAAAGAGTTCAGTCAGAACCAGATTGAAATCGTCGGCTACACTGACAGCACCGGCAGCCGTCAGCACAACATGGACTTGTCCCAGCGTCGTGCTCAAAGCGTGGCAACTTACCTGACGTCGCAAGGTGTCAGCGGTGCCAACCTGTCGGCACGTGGTGCCGGTCCGGATAACCCGATTGCCAGCAATGGCGATGTCAATGGTCGGGCGCAGAACCGTCGTGTAGAGGTTAACCTCAAGGCGATTCCGGGTCAGCAGTATGGCCAACCTGCCCAGCAGCAAGGTCAGCAGTACCAGTAA
- a CDS encoding YhcB family protein produces MEHSLLVWLLPTLALVAGVAIGFLIARLLPNAAPSSTQRQLDDIQERFDNYQNEVVTHFNSTATLVKKLTQSYQEVQDHLAEGANRLALDEQTRQRLLAALHSEAAVQAPRERLTPPRNQEPPRDYAPKMPNSPGMLDEHYGLKK; encoded by the coding sequence GTGGAACACTCGCTCTTAGTTTGGTTGTTGCCGACTCTTGCCCTGGTTGCCGGTGTCGCCATTGGTTTCCTGATCGCCCGCCTTCTGCCGAATGCCGCGCCTAGCAGCACGCAACGTCAGCTGGATGACATTCAGGAACGTTTTGACAACTATCAGAATGAAGTGGTCACCCACTTCAACAGCACCGCAACGCTGGTCAAGAAGCTCACTCAGAGCTATCAGGAAGTGCAAGACCACCTCGCCGAGGGTGCCAACCGCCTGGCCCTGGACGAACAGACTCGCCAACGCCTGCTGGCCGCCCTGCACTCCGAGGCCGCCGTGCAAGCGCCACGGGAACGTCTGACGCCGCCACGCAATCAGGAGCCGCCACGCGATTACGCGCCGAAAATGCCGAACTCCCCTGGCATGCTCGACGAGCATTACGGCTTGAAGAAATAA
- a CDS encoding alpha/beta hydrolase, translating into MRETPVLIDGPVGQLEALYLDSPEPRGLALICHPNPVQGGTMLNKVVSTLQRTARDAGLITLRFNYRGVGASAGTHDMGTGEVDDAQAVAEWFRAKHPGLPMTLFGFSFGGFVAASLGGRLEAKGEQLKHVFMVAPAVMRLGDQDQLPQHGELTLIQPESDEVIDPQLVYDWSDALDRPHELLKVAECGHFFHGKLTDLKDLILPRLSN; encoded by the coding sequence ATGCGTGAAACCCCTGTATTGATTGATGGCCCGGTGGGCCAACTGGAAGCCTTGTACCTGGACTCCCCCGAGCCACGTGGCCTGGCGCTGATCTGTCACCCCAATCCGGTGCAGGGCGGCACCATGCTCAATAAAGTCGTTTCGACCTTGCAGCGCACTGCCCGCGACGCCGGTTTGATCACATTAAGATTTAATTACCGTGGCGTCGGTGCGAGCGCCGGCACGCATGACATGGGCACCGGCGAAGTCGATGACGCTCAAGCCGTGGCCGAATGGTTTCGCGCCAAACACCCTGGTTTGCCGATGACCCTGTTCGGTTTCTCGTTCGGTGGTTTCGTTGCGGCGAGCCTCGGCGGACGCCTGGAAGCCAAGGGCGAGCAGCTCAAGCACGTGTTCATGGTCGCGCCGGCGGTGATGCGTCTGGGCGATCAGGATCAGCTGCCGCAGCACGGCGAACTGACGCTGATCCAGCCAGAATCCGACGAAGTCATCGATCCGCAACTGGTTTACGATTGGTCTGACGCCCTCGATCGCCCCCATGAGCTGCTGAAAGTGGCAGAATGCGGACACTTTTTTCACGGCAAGCTGACCGATCTCAAGGATCTGATCCTGCCGCGCCTTTCGAATTGA
- a CDS encoding tryptophan--tRNA ligase produces MTTRTRILTGITTTGTPHLGNYAGAIRPAILASRDSNADSFYFLADYHALIKCDDPLRIQRSRLEIAATWLAGGLDVDRVTFYRQSDIPEIPELTWLLTCVAAKGLLNRAHAYKASVDKNVEAGEDPDAGITMGLYSYPVLMAADILMFNAHKVPVGRDQIQHVEMARDIGQRFNHLFGQGKEFFTMPEALIEESVATLPGLDGRKMSKSYDNTIPLFSSAKEMKDAISRIVTDSRAPGEAKDPDNSHLFTLFQAFATAAQADEFRSELLQGLGWGEAKNRLFQLLDNELGESRERYYQLIDRPADLEDILQHGAAKARAVATPFLNELREAVGLRSFVKQTQVAATTKKKAAKAARFVSFREDDGSFRFRLLAADGEQLLLSRNFADGKTAGQVTKQLQSGQALDVRSEDLSFSVWLEGECVADSPAFADSTARDVAIDALRVALTPVQE; encoded by the coding sequence ATGACTACTCGTACGCGTATCCTCACCGGCATCACCACCACCGGCACCCCGCACCTGGGCAACTACGCCGGCGCGATCCGTCCGGCGATCCTCGCCAGCCGCGACAGCAATGCCGATTCGTTCTACTTCCTGGCGGACTACCACGCCCTGATCAAGTGCGATGACCCGCTGCGCATCCAGCGCTCGCGTCTGGAAATCGCCGCGACCTGGCTGGCCGGTGGCCTGGATGTGGATCGGGTAACGTTTTATCGCCAGTCCGACATCCCGGAAATCCCTGAGCTGACCTGGCTGCTGACCTGCGTCGCCGCCAAGGGCCTGCTCAACCGTGCGCACGCCTACAAGGCCTCGGTGGACAAGAACGTCGAAGCCGGTGAAGACCCGGATGCCGGCATCACCATGGGCTTGTACAGCTACCCGGTGCTGATGGCGGCGGACATTCTGATGTTCAACGCGCACAAGGTTCCGGTCGGTCGCGATCAGATTCAGCACGTGGAAATGGCCCGCGACATCGGCCAGCGCTTCAACCACCTGTTTGGCCAGGGCAAGGAATTCTTCACCATGCCCGAGGCGCTGATTGAAGAAAGCGTCGCCACGCTGCCCGGCCTCGATGGCCGGAAGATGTCGAAAAGCTACGACAACACCATTCCGTTGTTCTCCAGCGCCAAAGAGATGAAGGACGCGATTTCGCGGATTGTCACCGACTCCCGTGCGCCGGGCGAAGCCAAGGATCCGGACAACTCGCACCTGTTCACGCTGTTCCAGGCTTTCGCCACTGCGGCGCAGGCCGACGAGTTCCGCAGCGAACTGTTGCAGGGCCTGGGTTGGGGCGAGGCAAAGAATCGTCTGTTCCAATTGCTCGACAACGAGCTGGGCGAGTCCCGCGAGCGTTACTACCAACTGATCGATCGCCCGGCAGACCTCGAAGACATTCTGCAGCACGGTGCCGCCAAGGCTCGCGCCGTGGCCACGCCGTTCCTCAACGAGCTGCGTGAAGCGGTCGGCCTGCGTTCTTTCGTCAAGCAGACGCAAGTAGCGGCCACCACCAAGAAGAAAGCCGCGAAAGCCGCACGTTTCGTCAGCTTCCGTGAAGACGACGGCAGCTTCCGCTTCCGCCTGCTGGCGGCCGATGGCGAGCAACTGCTGTTGTCGCGCAACTTCGCTGACGGCAAAACCGCAGGCCAGGTGACCAAGCAACTGCAATCCGGCCAGGCGCTGGACGTTCGCAGTGAAGACCTGAGCTTCAGCGTCTGGCTCGAAGGCGAGTGCGTTGCCGACAGCCCGGCGTTTGCTGACAGCACTGCGCGGGATGTCGCCATCGACGCCTTGCGGGTTGCGTTGACGCCTGTTCAGGAATAA
- the zapE gene encoding cell division protein ZapE, whose amino-acid sequence MTPLERYQADLKRPEFFHDAAQETAVRHLQRLYDDLVAASQNKPGLLGKLFGKKDQAPVKGLYFWGGVGRGKTYLVDTFFEALPFKEKVRTHFHRFMKRVHEEMKTLGGEKNPLTIIAKRFSDEARVICFDEFFVSDITDAMILGTLMEELFKNGVTLVATSNIVPDGLYKDGLQRARFLPAIALIKQNTDIVNVDSGVDYRLRHLEQAELFHSPLDEASHESLRKSFRALTPECTQAIENDVLIIENREIRAVRTCDDVAWFDFRELCDGPRSQNDYIELGKIFHAVLLSGVEQMSVTTDDIARRFINMVDEFYDRNVKLIISAEVELKDLYTGGRLNFEFQRTLSRLLEMQSHEFLARAHKP is encoded by the coding sequence ATGACGCCCCTAGAACGATATCAAGCTGATCTGAAACGCCCGGAATTCTTCCACGACGCCGCCCAGGAAACTGCCGTGCGTCATTTGCAGCGCCTGTACGACGATCTGGTCGCGGCCTCGCAGAACAAACCCGGCCTGCTCGGCAAACTGTTTGGCAAGAAAGACCAGGCGCCGGTCAAGGGCCTGTACTTCTGGGGCGGCGTAGGTCGCGGCAAGACTTACCTGGTCGACACCTTCTTTGAAGCGCTGCCGTTCAAGGAAAAGGTCCGCACTCACTTCCACCGCTTCATGAAGCGCGTGCACGAAGAGATGAAGACCCTCGGCGGCGAGAAAAACCCGCTGACCATCATCGCCAAGCGTTTCTCCGACGAAGCGCGGGTGATCTGTTTCGATGAGTTCTTCGTGTCCGACATCACCGACGCGATGATCCTCGGCACTTTGATGGAAGAGCTGTTCAAGAACGGCGTGACCCTGGTCGCGACTTCGAACATCGTACCGGACGGTCTGTACAAGGACGGTCTGCAACGTGCGCGCTTCCTGCCAGCCATCGCGCTGATCAAGCAGAACACCGACATCGTCAACGTCGATAGCGGCGTCGACTACCGTCTGCGTCACCTTGAGCAAGCCGAGCTGTTTCACTCCCCGCTCGACGAAGCGTCCCATGAGAGCCTGCGCAAAAGTTTCCGCGCACTCACGCCGGAATGCACTCAGGCCATCGAGAACGATGTGCTGATCATCGAGAACCGTGAGATCCGTGCCGTGCGTACGTGCGACGACGTGGCCTGGTTCGACTTCCGCGAACTGTGCGACGGCCCGCGTAGCCAGAACGACTACATCGAACTCGGCAAGATCTTCCACGCCGTGTTGCTCAGCGGCGTAGAGCAGATGAGCGTCACCACCGACGACATCGCCCGACGTTTTATCAACATGGTCGACGAATTCTACGACCGTAACGTCAAGCTGATCATTTCCGCTGAAGTCGAACTCAAAGACCTCTACACCGGCGGTCGCCTGAACTTCGAGTTCCAGCGCACCCTCAGCCGTCTGCTGGAAATGCAGTCCCACGAGTTCCTGGCGCGGGCGCACAAGCCGTAG
- a CDS encoding asparaginase, translated as MNLPKLAIAALGGTVSMQARHAGEGVIPTVNGETLLASVPELKELARVTVETLGLFPSASLDFELLLSVLSWARYQIEQGAIGVVITQGTDTLEETATFFDYLWDHDEPLVLTGAMRSAAQAGADGPANLLDACRVARAENSRQRGVLVVMNGQVHQASVVRKTDSLALQAFSSPVTGPAGMLLEGTVRYLRQPSRRKPLPLPQQTTQTIAMLEASLSADTLMLENILELGYDGLVIAGFGAGHVSERWADAVEAIAKEIPVIIATRTGSGPTAQSSYGFIGSEMDLIRRGAAMAGFLCPRKARILLWLLVGCQRLDELTRYLNDDIRFQN; from the coding sequence ATGAACCTCCCCAAACTGGCTATTGCGGCGCTCGGCGGTACCGTGAGCATGCAAGCCAGGCATGCTGGTGAAGGTGTTATCCCGACCGTCAACGGTGAAACCCTGCTGGCCTCAGTACCGGAACTGAAGGAACTGGCCCGGGTGACCGTTGAAACACTCGGCCTATTCCCAAGTGCCTCACTGGATTTCGAGCTTTTGCTGAGCGTCCTTTCCTGGGCGAGATACCAGATTGAGCAAGGCGCTATTGGCGTTGTCATCACTCAGGGCACGGACACCCTCGAAGAAACCGCAACATTTTTCGACTACTTATGGGACCACGACGAACCACTGGTTCTGACCGGCGCCATGCGTTCGGCAGCCCAGGCAGGGGCCGATGGTCCGGCGAATCTGCTGGATGCTTGCCGAGTCGCACGGGCTGAAAACAGCCGTCAGCGAGGCGTTCTAGTGGTAATGAACGGCCAGGTTCACCAAGCGAGCGTCGTCCGCAAAACCGATTCATTGGCGTTGCAGGCGTTTTCCTCCCCTGTCACGGGTCCCGCAGGGATGCTTCTGGAGGGAACCGTCCGCTATCTACGCCAGCCGTCCCGCCGGAAGCCTTTACCCTTGCCACAACAGACAACACAGACGATTGCCATGCTGGAAGCATCTCTGTCTGCCGACACCTTGATGTTGGAAAACATCCTTGAACTGGGTTACGACGGGCTGGTGATTGCCGGTTTCGGCGCAGGACACGTCTCGGAGCGCTGGGCTGACGCCGTCGAAGCAATCGCAAAAGAAATCCCGGTCATCATTGCGACCCGGACCGGATCAGGCCCCACCGCTCAATCCTCCTACGGCTTCATCGGCAGCGAGATGGATCTGATCCGTAGAGGCGCAGCGATGGCTGGATTTCTTTGTCCGCGCAAAGCCAGAATCCTGCTTTGGCTGCTCGTTGGCTGCCAGCGACTAGATGAGCTGACCCGCTATCTCAACGACGACATCCGGTTTCAAAACTGA
- a CDS encoding nitrilase family protein: MSESTSPVRVAVVQFDPQVGIENREGNLHHSLELALQAVNGGANLIVMPELTNTGYFFSNRQDAFDHSEAVPGGPSTQSWVDFACKHKVYLVAGLTERDGMRLFNTGILVGPDGFIGKYRKAHLWNLEKLWFTPGDLGFPVFDTPIGRIGLLICWDIWFPEVPRILSQQGADIICSLNNWVWTPPPLFDDAGKCMASYLTMTAAHVNNVFIAAASRIGEERGARYLGCSLIAGTNGWPIGAVASADKQEILFADIDLTSSRSAPIWNNLNDLHRDRRADLYDQMLGYTQHPCLPR; encoded by the coding sequence ATGAGTGAATCAACGAGTCCTGTTCGTGTCGCAGTCGTGCAATTCGACCCACAAGTCGGCATAGAGAATCGTGAAGGGAATTTGCATCACAGCCTGGAACTGGCGCTACAAGCGGTCAATGGAGGGGCAAATCTCATCGTTATGCCCGAGCTTACAAATACCGGCTATTTCTTCAGCAATCGGCAGGATGCTTTCGACCATTCCGAGGCGGTTCCCGGCGGACCGAGTACGCAGAGCTGGGTAGATTTCGCCTGCAAACACAAGGTTTACCTCGTGGCCGGCCTGACCGAACGCGACGGCATGCGGCTCTTCAACACCGGCATTCTTGTCGGACCTGACGGTTTTATCGGGAAATATCGGAAAGCCCATTTGTGGAACCTGGAAAAACTCTGGTTCACTCCAGGCGACCTGGGCTTCCCGGTTTTTGATACACCAATAGGCCGTATCGGATTGTTGATCTGCTGGGATATCTGGTTCCCGGAAGTGCCGCGCATCCTGAGTCAGCAAGGCGCGGACATCATTTGCAGTTTGAACAACTGGGTCTGGACGCCTCCGCCGCTGTTCGATGACGCCGGCAAATGCATGGCTTCGTATCTGACGATGACGGCAGCTCACGTCAACAACGTGTTTATTGCCGCCGCCAGCCGGATCGGCGAAGAACGAGGCGCCCGATACCTGGGCTGCTCACTGATTGCCGGCACCAATGGCTGGCCGATTGGCGCAGTAGCTTCAGCGGACAAGCAGGAAATCCTGTTTGCCGACATCGACCTGACCAGCTCCCGTAGCGCCCCCATCTGGAACAACTTGAACGATCTGCATCGCGATCGTCGAGCCGATCTCTACGATCAAATGCTTGGTTACACCCAACACCCTTGTCTCCCGCGCTGA
- a CDS encoding FAD-dependent oxidoreductase, translating into MTIGSSYNYPSHIAKDITRTKRSSNNKWSARFPNPPDLCFDYRALVEQENGIANAPNPHHKICIIGAGVTGLTAARELYRCGFTNITLIEQSKRIGGRHLTIPGSRNSVKSHTPFEMGAMRMPFFNTADEPPKEGKSLMAYYAKEFDLAISDFPNPGSQWVTSTGIYLREGSMGGSATPQMLIWTNEDGMTPPPGEELQRVYAKWKAFADRMTRRVAEVYASQRWEAMWAGIVKKYEGISFRDLVSMPIVDAWHESSPGDFGGMGMSPDESAIFYSIGIGDGSWGAFYDVCSLYPLRTAIFGFSSQLQLIHGRVDATGEPIASPHLHSEAVFDSKGLVFDRPRYIGLASLDECLLFMKTDETGKSFYEHCLERSNGFLTDSSVTKLKKLDNQKIRVYYNWKSSHPGQTQELFDDFDSIIMTLPSWLIETRIKLEDFNQEMLPFETINAYKTAHWETSCKVYAPLKKSFLSKNTKIPQAIVTDSFIHDIYTYRYNDNYNYDCILLSYTWEDDATKLASFTDKELVTKCAKELDRILMNSANIQEKISPYIGIDQAVVQRWMTDKNALGCAKLYRPGTYYDAVGLMKYNRDFSHISGLYFSGESFSVDAGWTEPCFRGAVDAVIHICNKTEATFNGGFTMSDYPEYKLRT; encoded by the coding sequence ATGACCATCGGCTCTAGTTACAACTACCCCTCACATATTGCTAAAGATATTACTCGAACAAAGCGCTCATCGAACAACAAGTGGAGCGCTCGCTTTCCGAACCCGCCAGACTTATGTTTTGACTATCGAGCATTGGTAGAACAAGAAAACGGCATCGCAAACGCGCCCAACCCACATCATAAAATATGCATCATTGGTGCAGGTGTGACTGGGCTCACTGCCGCCAGGGAGCTTTATCGTTGCGGCTTTACCAATATAACGCTTATAGAACAATCCAAACGCATAGGCGGCAGACACCTTACAATCCCCGGAAGCCGAAACTCCGTAAAAAGTCATACTCCCTTTGAAATGGGGGCGATGCGCATGCCTTTCTTCAACACAGCAGACGAACCGCCTAAAGAAGGTAAGTCTCTGATGGCTTACTACGCCAAGGAGTTTGACTTGGCTATTTCAGACTTCCCAAATCCCGGAAGCCAGTGGGTAACGTCGACTGGCATCTATCTTCGAGAAGGAAGCATGGGAGGCAGCGCTACTCCACAGATGTTGATATGGACAAATGAAGACGGCATGACACCACCTCCTGGCGAGGAGCTTCAACGGGTTTACGCCAAGTGGAAAGCATTTGCTGACCGCATGACCCGCCGCGTAGCAGAGGTTTATGCCAGCCAACGGTGGGAAGCCATGTGGGCTGGTATCGTCAAGAAATACGAGGGCATTTCTTTTCGTGACCTGGTCAGCATGCCAATAGTAGACGCTTGGCATGAAAGCTCGCCAGGAGACTTCGGCGGGATGGGAATGTCCCCGGACGAGTCCGCCATTTTCTATTCGATAGGCATCGGTGACGGTAGCTGGGGCGCCTTCTACGATGTCTGCTCGCTTTATCCCCTGCGTACGGCAATTTTTGGATTCAGCAGCCAACTGCAACTGATTCATGGCCGAGTGGACGCGACCGGTGAACCGATAGCCTCACCACACCTGCACAGCGAAGCCGTTTTTGACTCCAAGGGGCTGGTTTTCGACAGACCTCGCTATATCGGGCTCGCCTCTTTGGATGAATGCCTGTTATTCATGAAAACAGACGAAACCGGAAAATCCTTCTACGAACACTGCCTTGAGCGCAGTAATGGTTTCCTCACGGACTCGTCCGTCACAAAACTGAAAAAACTGGACAATCAAAAAATACGCGTCTACTACAACTGGAAATCGAGCCACCCCGGGCAAACTCAGGAATTATTCGACGACTTTGATTCAATCATCATGACCCTTCCCTCATGGCTGATCGAAACTCGAATCAAGCTCGAGGACTTCAATCAAGAAATGCTTCCATTCGAAACGATCAATGCCTATAAAACCGCTCACTGGGAAACCAGTTGCAAAGTCTATGCACCATTAAAAAAATCATTCTTATCAAAAAACACCAAAATCCCACAAGCCATAGTCACAGACAGTTTCATTCACGACATTTATACCTATCGCTATAACGACAACTATAATTATGACTGCATCCTTCTGAGTTACACATGGGAGGATGACGCAACCAAACTCGCGTCCTTCACTGACAAAGAGCTGGTTACGAAATGCGCAAAAGAGCTTGATCGAATCCTTATGAACTCCGCCAATATCCAGGAAAAAATCTCTCCCTATATTGGCATTGATCAAGCAGTCGTCCAACGCTGGATGACCGATAAAAATGCTTTGGGGTGTGCAAAGTTGTACAGGCCCGGAACCTACTACGACGCAGTGGGCTTGATGAAGTACAACAGAGATTTTTCACATATTTCTGGCCTCTATTTTTCTGGCGAGTCTTTTTCAGTCGATGCCGGCTGGACAGAGCCTTGCTTTCGAGGTGCCGTCGATGCAGTCATTCATATCTGCAATAAAACCGAAGCTACATTCAATGGCGGATTTACCATGAGTGACTATCCAGAATACAAACTCAGGACCTGA